In the genome of Sphingomonas naphthae, one region contains:
- a CDS encoding alpha/beta hydrolase, protein MPEVIFPGPEGRLEGRFQPPIRPRAPVAMILHPHPQAGGTMNNRIVQALYQTFAKRGFATLRFNFRGVGKSQGTFDNGIGELSDAASALDWVQSIHKEASTTWIAGFSFGAWIGMQLLMRRPEIKGFISIAPPANLYDFTFLAPCPSSGIIIQGENDEVATPPATQKLVDKLRTQRHITIHHDTIPGANHFFEHEMTPLMGSVDRYLDMRLAGDR, encoded by the coding sequence ATGCCCGAAGTCATTTTCCCCGGCCCCGAAGGGCGCCTCGAAGGCCGTTTTCAGCCGCCGATCCGCCCGCGCGCGCCGGTCGCCATGATCCTCCACCCGCATCCGCAGGCGGGGGGCACGATGAACAACCGCATCGTGCAGGCACTGTACCAGACCTTCGCGAAGCGCGGTTTCGCGACCCTGCGCTTCAACTTCCGCGGTGTCGGCAAGAGCCAGGGCACGTTCGACAACGGCATCGGCGAACTCTCCGACGCGGCCTCGGCGCTCGATTGGGTGCAGTCCATCCACAAGGAAGCCTCGACCACCTGGATCGCGGGCTTCTCCTTCGGCGCATGGATCGGGATGCAGCTCCTGATGCGCCGCCCGGAGATCAAGGGCTTCATCTCGATCGCCCCGCCGGCCAACCTCTACGATTTCACCTTCCTGGCCCCCTGCCCCTCCTCGGGTATCATCATCCAGGGCGAAAATGACGAGGTGGCGACCCCGCCGGCTACCCAGAAGCTGGTCGACAAGCTGCGCACCCAGCGCCACATCACCATCCACCACGACACCATCCCGGGCGCGAACCATTTCTTCGAGCATGAGATGACGCCGCTGATGGGTTCGGTGGATCGCTATTTGGATATGCGGCTGGCGGGCGACCGTTAA
- a CDS encoding 2Fe-2S iron-sulfur cluster-binding protein, translated as MSVTVRFVAADGETVQEVSAPAGERLLTVAQAAGQPLEGTCEGQMACSTCHVIVDRADFASLPPASETEEDLLDLAAHVTATSRLACQIWLEGIERLTVRIPPAARDMQRR; from the coding sequence ATGAGCGTGACCGTCCGTTTCGTCGCCGCCGATGGCGAGACCGTGCAGGAGGTGTCCGCCCCCGCCGGCGAACGCCTGCTAACCGTGGCGCAGGCCGCCGGCCAGCCGCTGGAGGGCACCTGCGAGGGGCAGATGGCCTGCTCCACCTGCCACGTCATCGTCGACCGCGCCGATTTCGCGAGCCTGCCGCCCGCCAGCGAGACTGAGGAGGATCTGCTCGATCTCGCCGCCCACGTCACCGCCACCTCGCGCCTCGCCTGCCAGATCTGGCTGGAGGGGATCGAGCGGCTGACCGTGCGGATTCCGCCCGCCGCGCGCGACATGCAAAGGCGTTGA
- a CDS encoding cysteine desulfurase family protein has translation MIYLDYQATTPLAPEAREAMLPYLGDLFGNPHSPHRMGREAAAAVEVARERILVALTGGAPKDMAAGRLVFTSGATEALNWTIKGCFAKLGGARPRIVTIATEHAAVLDSVRHLERLGAEVVVLPVDLHGQLDLDAARAAIDGRTALVVAMLVNNEIGVIHRIAEIGAHARAVGAVMLCDAVQGFGRVKVPVESCDLIAMSAHKIHGPKGIGALWVREGFAPEPLMHGGAQEGGLRSGTLSPALCAGFGVAADLARQRMVEDADHAYALFRRAREGLGEGWRLNGALARRWYGNLNVRADGLDAGRLIADLRGVALSAGSACASGSGRPSHVLRAIGLSDAEARGSIRLGFGRYTTPDEIDRAMALVNEAVARQRMFA, from the coding sequence ATGATCTACCTCGACTATCAGGCGACCACGCCGCTCGCCCCGGAGGCGCGTGAGGCGATGCTGCCGTACCTCGGCGACCTGTTCGGCAACCCCCATTCGCCCCACCGCATGGGCCGCGAGGCCGCCGCCGCCGTCGAGGTGGCGCGCGAACGCATCCTCGTCGCGCTCACCGGCGGCGCGCCCAAGGACATGGCCGCCGGCCGGCTGGTCTTCACCAGCGGCGCCACGGAAGCCCTCAACTGGACGATCAAGGGCTGCTTCGCCAAGCTCGGCGGCGCCCGCCCGCGCATCGTGACGATCGCCACCGAACATGCCGCCGTGCTGGATAGCGTGCGCCATCTCGAGCGGCTGGGGGCGGAGGTGGTGGTGTTGCCGGTCGATCTCCACGGCCAGCTCGATCTCGATGCCGCCCGCGCCGCGATCGACGGCCGCACCGCGCTGGTCGTCGCGATGCTGGTCAACAACGAGATCGGCGTGATCCACCGCATCGCCGAGATCGGCGCCCACGCCCGCGCGGTCGGCGCGGTGATGCTGTGCGATGCGGTGCAGGGTTTCGGGCGGGTCAAGGTGCCGGTCGAAAGCTGCGATCTGATCGCCATGTCCGCCCACAAGATCCACGGACCAAAGGGAATTGGTGCCTTGTGGGTCCGCGAGGGTTTCGCGCCCGAGCCGCTGATGCACGGTGGCGCGCAGGAGGGCGGGCTGCGATCGGGTACGCTCAGCCCAGCTTTGTGCGCCGGCTTCGGCGTCGCCGCCGATCTCGCCCGCCAGCGCATGGTGGAGGATGCCGATCATGCCTATGCCCTGTTCCGCCGCGCCCGCGAGGGGCTGGGTGAGGGGTGGCGGCTCAACGGCGCGCTCGCCCGGCGCTGGTACGGCAATCTCAACGTGCGCGCCGACGGGCTCGATGCCGGGCGGCTGATCGCCGATCTGCGCGGGGTCGCGCTGTCGGCGGGCTCGGCCTGCGCCAGCGGATCGGGGCGGCCGAGCCATGTGCTGCGCGCGATCGGGCTGAGCGACGCGGAGGCGCGCGGCAGCATCCGGCTCGGCTTCGGACGATACACCACGCCGGACGAGATCGATCGCGCGATGGCGCTGGTCAACGAGGCGGTGGCGCGGCAGAGGATGTTCGCATGA
- the pgi gene encoding glucose-6-phosphate isomerase yields the protein MSAWDDIKAVPNTTLAELFAAEPDRLDRLVIDEAGMRFDFSKTHLSSALVEAFVKFADETGFAAQRKALFAGEPVNNTEGRAAEHPAERGEGNAESVSRAKGFHARTRALIDAIEAEALGPVRHVLHVGIGGSALGPDLLMDALGRESDRYDVAIVSNIDGVALEEAWADFDPAATLLVIASKTFTTTETMLNAASVINWMVEGGVADPYGQIIALTAAPDKAMEWGVDETRILPFSESVGGRYSLWSSIGFPAAIGLGWEAFEQLLEGAAAMDRHFRLAEPAKNLPLLAAFVDLYYARVRGAETRAVFAYDERLRLLPSYLQQLEMESNGKSVTRDGQPLDGVSSPITWGGVGTDAQHAVFQLLHQGTHLVPVEFLASIEPGHALDEAHHRTLLVNCFAQGAALMAGKASDDGARSYPGDRPSTTILLDRIDPARLGALLAFYEHRTFAVAALIGINPFDQFGVELGKAIAKSIETEGTDKFDASTRALIEKAFG from the coding sequence ATGAGCGCCTGGGACGATATCAAGGCCGTACCGAACACGACGCTGGCGGAGCTGTTCGCGGCGGAGCCCGATCGGCTCGACCGGCTGGTGATCGACGAGGCCGGGATGCGCTTCGATTTCAGCAAGACGCATCTGTCGTCCGCGCTGGTCGAGGCGTTCGTGAAGTTCGCCGACGAGACGGGCTTCGCCGCCCAGCGCAAGGCTTTGTTCGCGGGCGAGCCGGTCAACAACACCGAGGGCCGCGCCGCCGAGCATCCGGCCGAGCGCGGCGAGGGCAATGCGGAGAGCGTCTCGCGCGCCAAGGGCTTCCACGCCCGTACCCGCGCGCTGATCGACGCGATCGAGGCCGAGGCGCTCGGCCCCGTCCGCCACGTGCTGCACGTCGGCATCGGCGGCTCGGCGCTCGGCCCCGATCTGCTGATGGACGCGCTGGGCCGCGAGAGCGACCGCTACGACGTGGCGATCGTCTCCAACATCGACGGCGTCGCGCTGGAGGAGGCATGGGCCGATTTCGATCCCGCCGCGACCCTGCTCGTGATCGCCTCCAAGACCTTCACCACCACCGAGACGATGCTCAACGCCGCCAGCGTCATCAACTGGATGGTCGAGGGCGGGGTCGCCGACCCCTACGGCCAGATCATCGCGCTGACCGCCGCGCCCGACAAGGCGATGGAATGGGGCGTCGACGAGACCCGCATCCTGCCCTTCTCCGAAAGCGTGGGCGGACGCTATTCGCTCTGGTCCTCCATCGGTTTCCCGGCGGCGATCGGCCTCGGCTGGGAGGCGTTCGAGCAGCTTCTCGAGGGCGCGGCGGCGATGGACCGTCACTTCCGCCTCGCCGAGCCGGCGAAGAACCTGCCGCTGCTCGCCGCCTTCGTCGATCTCTATTACGCTCGCGTGCGCGGCGCCGAAACACGCGCCGTGTTCGCCTATGACGAGCGATTGCGGCTGCTGCCCTCCTACCTCCAGCAGCTCGAGATGGAATCGAACGGCAAGAGCGTCACCCGTGACGGTCAGCCGCTCGACGGCGTCTCCTCGCCGATCACCTGGGGCGGGGTCGGCACCGACGCGCAGCATGCCGTGTTCCAGCTGCTCCATCAGGGCACGCATCTGGTGCCGGTCGAATTCCTCGCCTCGATCGAGCCGGGCCATGCGCTGGACGAGGCGCATCACCGCACCCTGCTGGTGAATTGCTTCGCGCAAGGGGCGGCGCTCATGGCGGGCAAGGCGTCCGACGATGGCGCGCGCTCCTATCCCGGCGATCGCCCCTCGACGACGATCCTGCTCGACCGGATCGATCCGGCGCGGTTGGGCGCGCTGCTCGCTTTCTACGAACATCGCACCTTCGCCGTCGCCGCGCTGATCGGGATCAATCCGTTCGACCAGTTCGGCGTCGAGCTGGGCAAGGCCATCGCCAAGTCGATCGAGACCGAGGGCACCGACAAGTTCGACGCCTCCACACGGGCGTTGATCGAAAAAGCGTTCGGCTGA
- a CDS encoding DUF885 domain-containing protein — protein MDRRQFIGSGAAAASLAILPAGIARAATVARAPAGPGDVGLKAAFDAIFDAQMDRSPEFATSLGLDKGANAARKRRLGDRSRVGLETELTATRKSIATLEAIDPRTLGEAAKLDREVVLYGLRQRTVGPAQFGVGSPIRPFTITQQGGSYFSVPDFLNSTHTVASADDAEAYLARLDAFAVALDQDSAVQAEEAGKGLLAPSFSLDLALQQMAKLRAAAPAYAGLVTSLTGRATKAGLTGDYGPRASKIVADKVYPALDRQIALVKKLREKATADAGLWRVPRGDEMYAAALRASTTTDVTPDEVHKMGLAQVAEISAGLDAILKSQGMTQGSIGERLTKLNASPAQLYPDTPAGRTELIARLNADVRAMQAKLPAMFLNPPTAPLEIRAVPVEIQDGASNGYYHTASLDGTRPAIYFINLKDVGDWPKYGLPALTYHEGLPGHHLQISIALGTDAPMLRKTSFFGAYIEGWALYAEQLADELGAYGPDPLDRAGYLQSFLFRAARLVVDSGIHAKKWTREQATDYLVTTTGFARPRAQREVERYCTMPGQATSYKVGHMSWVKARARAKAIAGPRFDLKKFHEVLREGALPLTILEQLVEQRAKGWVV, from the coding sequence ATGGATCGTCGGCAATTCATCGGCTCGGGCGCGGCGGCGGCGAGCCTCGCGATCCTCCCCGCCGGCATCGCGCGCGCGGCGACCGTCGCCAGGGCGCCCGCCGGCCCGGGTGACGTCGGGCTGAAGGCCGCGTTCGACGCGATCTTCGACGCGCAGATGGATCGCTCGCCGGAATTCGCCACCTCGCTCGGGCTCGACAAGGGCGCCAACGCGGCCCGCAAGCGCCGGCTGGGCGATCGCTCCAGGGTCGGCCTCGAAACCGAGCTGACCGCCACCCGCAAGTCGATCGCCACACTGGAGGCGATCGATCCCAGGACGCTGGGCGAGGCGGCGAAGCTCGATCGCGAGGTCGTGCTCTATGGCCTGCGCCAGCGCACCGTAGGCCCGGCGCAATTCGGTGTCGGCAGCCCGATCCGCCCCTTCACCATCACCCAGCAGGGCGGCAGCTATTTCTCGGTGCCGGATTTCCTCAATTCGACGCACACGGTGGCCAGCGCCGACGATGCCGAGGCCTATCTCGCGCGGCTCGACGCCTTCGCCGTCGCGCTCGATCAGGATAGCGCGGTGCAGGCGGAGGAGGCGGGCAAGGGCCTGCTCGCCCCGTCCTTCTCGCTCGATCTGGCGCTCCAGCAGATGGCCAAGCTGCGCGCCGCAGCCCCCGCCTACGCGGGGCTCGTCACCTCGCTCACCGGCCGCGCCACCAAGGCGGGGCTGACCGGCGATTATGGCCCACGCGCCTCGAAGATCGTCGCCGACAAGGTCTATCCCGCGCTCGACCGCCAGATCGCGCTGGTGAAGAAATTGCGGGAGAAGGCCACCGCCGACGCCGGCCTGTGGCGCGTGCCGCGTGGCGACGAAATGTACGCCGCTGCTCTGCGCGCCTCAACCACGACCGACGTGACGCCCGACGAGGTTCACAAAATGGGTCTGGCGCAGGTCGCCGAGATCAGCGCGGGGCTCGATGCGATCCTCAAGTCGCAGGGCATGACCCAGGGCTCGATCGGCGAGCGGCTGACCAAACTCAACGCCTCGCCGGCGCAGCTCTACCCCGATACGCCCGCCGGCCGCACCGAACTGATCGCGCGGCTCAACGCCGATGTGCGCGCGATGCAGGCGAAGCTGCCCGCGATGTTCCTCAACCCGCCGACCGCGCCGCTCGAAATCCGCGCGGTGCCGGTCGAGATCCAGGATGGCGCATCCAACGGTTACTACCACACCGCCTCGCTCGATGGCACGCGGCCGGCGATCTACTTCATCAACCTGAAGGATGTCGGCGACTGGCCCAAATACGGCCTGCCCGCGCTCACCTATCACGAGGGGCTGCCCGGCCATCATCTCCAGATCAGCATCGCGCTCGGCACCGATGCGCCGATGCTGCGCAAGACCAGCTTCTTCGGGGCCTATATCGAGGGGTGGGCGCTCTATGCCGAGCAGCTCGCCGACGAATTGGGCGCCTACGGCCCCGATCCGCTCGACCGGGCGGGCTACCTCCAGTCCTTCCTGTTCCGCGCCGCGCGGCTGGTGGTGGACAGCGGCATCCACGCCAAGAAATGGACCCGCGAGCAGGCGACCGACTATCTCGTCACCACCACCGGCTTCGCCCGCCCCCGCGCCCAGCGCGAGGTGGAGCGTTACTGCACGATGCCGGGGCAGGCGACGAGCTACAAGGTCGGCCACATGAGCTGGGTCAAGGCCCGCGCCCGCGCCAAAGCGATCGCCGGCCCCCGCTTCGACCTGAAAAAATTCCACGAGGTGCTGCGCGAAGGCGCGCTGCCGCTGACGATCCTGGAGCAGCTGGTCGAGCAGCGGGCGAAGGGGTGGGTGGTCTGA
- a CDS encoding YbaB/EbfC family nucleoid-associated protein, which yields MNGMEDLMKAAQAAAENIQKQMAGAQEGLDKIEVEGVAGGGLVTIRATAKGRILGVAIDDSLMVPAEKQMLEDLVAAALNDARTKADAAGNAEMQKMTAGLPLPPGFKLPF from the coding sequence ATGAACGGTATGGAAGATCTGATGAAGGCCGCGCAGGCCGCCGCCGAGAATATCCAGAAGCAGATGGCGGGCGCGCAGGAAGGGCTCGACAAGATCGAGGTGGAGGGTGTCGCTGGCGGCGGCCTCGTCACGATCCGCGCCACCGCCAAGGGCCGCATTCTCGGCGTCGCGATCGACGATTCGCTAATGGTGCCGGCCGAGAAGCAGATGCTGGAGGATCTCGTCGCGGCGGCGCTCAACGACGCGCGCACCAAGGCGGATGCGGCGGGCAATGCCGAGATGCAGAAGATGACCGCGGGGCTTCCGTTGCCGCCGGGCTTCAAGCTGCCGTTTTGA
- a CDS encoding cysteine desulfurase family protein, giving the protein MNRLYLDHAATTPVLPEARAGMAEALARWANPSSPHAEGRAARAVLEAVRGRIAAALGWTGAVILTSGASEALAIAWGGAKRPGRARSAVEHDAVRRLPGEAVTLPVDRDGGVDGGAIPADSLVAIQHVNNETGVGQPAGEIAAAVRAKGGLWLADCAQSAGKIDLPDADFIAVSAHKLGGPPGIGALLVRDLNQLSATGGQEQGYRGGTENVPAAIGFAAALEAWVRPDPALRTRLDAAIVAEGGEVVAATAERLPEIASYRMPGVPAAAQLIHFDMAGIAVSAGSACSSGSVKPSHVLAAMGWDEAAAREVVRVSFGPETDAAALDRFVGAWRALARRAQAA; this is encoded by the coding sequence ATGAACCGCCTCTATCTCGACCATGCCGCGACCACGCCCGTCCTGCCGGAAGCGCGCGCGGGCATGGCCGAGGCGCTTGCCCGCTGGGCCAATCCGTCGAGCCCCCATGCGGAGGGGCGGGCGGCGCGTGCGGTGCTGGAGGCGGTGCGCGGCCGGATCGCGGCGGCGCTGGGGTGGACCGGCGCGGTGATCCTGACGAGCGGGGCGAGCGAGGCGCTGGCGATCGCATGGGGTGGTGCGAAGCGGCCGGGCCGGGCGCGATCGGCGGTGGAGCATGATGCGGTGCGCCGCCTACCGGGCGAGGCGGTGACCTTGCCGGTGGATCGCGATGGCGGGGTCGATGGGGGCGCGATACCCGCGGACTCGCTGGTCGCCATCCAACACGTCAACAACGAGACCGGAGTGGGCCAGCCCGCCGGGGAGATTGCTGCGGCGGTGCGGGCGAAGGGCGGGCTGTGGCTCGCCGACTGCGCGCAGTCTGCCGGCAAGATCGACCTGCCCGACGCCGATTTCATCGCCGTCTCCGCGCACAAGCTCGGCGGGCCGCCGGGCATCGGCGCCTTGCTGGTCAGGGACTTGAACCAGCTTTCGGCTACGGGTGGGCAGGAACAGGGCTATCGTGGCGGGACAGAGAATGTTCCCGCCGCGATCGGTTTCGCGGCGGCGCTGGAGGCATGGGTGCGGCCCGATCCCGCGCTGCGCACCCGTCTCGATGCGGCGATCGTCGCCGAGGGGGGTGAGGTCGTGGCGGCGACCGCCGAGCGCCTGCCCGAGATCGCCTCCTACCGGATGCCCGGCGTCCCCGCCGCCGCGCAGCTCATCCATTTCGATATGGCCGGCATCGCCGTCTCGGCGGGCAGCGCCTGTTCGTCGGGTAGCGTGAAGCCCAGCCATGTGCTGGCGGCGATGGGCTGGGACGAGGCCGCCGCGCGCGAGGTGGTGCGCGTCAGCTTCGGCCCCGAGACCGACGCGGCCGCGCTCGACCGCTTCGTCGGGGCATGGCGTGCGCTGGCCAGACGGGCACAGGCGGCATGA
- the lepB gene encoding signal peptidase I, translating to MARPRTLWSEIRFFVALALIALVLRGFVFATFVIPSESMLPRLFVGDYLVVTKWPYGWSRYSLPGALPFWSGRIGAKLPTRGDVVVFKAPPSQRVDYIKRVIGLPGDRVAMRGGQVILNGVAIPKLRVADLLVPVSPNSPCRPEQGAAIVREREPDGSHACRYHRYRETLPGGRAYDVLDMGNTTADDRDEMVVPADRLFLMGDNRDRSADSRFPAQDDGGIGLVPIENLVGRAQISVFSTDGSASWTSPASWLRAARTHRIGKSF from the coding sequence ATGGCCCGCCCGCGCACCTTATGGTCCGAAATCCGCTTCTTCGTGGCGCTGGCGCTGATCGCGCTGGTGCTGCGTGGCTTCGTGTTCGCAACGTTCGTCATCCCCTCCGAATCGATGCTGCCGCGCCTGTTCGTCGGCGATTATCTGGTCGTGACGAAATGGCCCTATGGCTGGTCACGCTACAGCCTGCCAGGAGCCCTGCCGTTCTGGTCCGGGCGGATCGGGGCCAAGCTGCCCACGCGGGGCGACGTGGTGGTGTTCAAGGCGCCGCCGTCCCAGCGGGTGGATTATATCAAGCGGGTGATCGGCCTGCCGGGCGATCGGGTGGCGATGCGCGGCGGTCAGGTGATCCTGAACGGCGTGGCCATCCCCAAGCTCAGGGTCGCCGATCTGCTGGTCCCGGTGAGCCCCAACAGCCCGTGCCGCCCCGAACAGGGCGCCGCGATCGTGCGGGAGCGCGAGCCCGACGGCAGCCACGCCTGCCGCTACCACCGCTATCGCGAGACTTTGCCCGGTGGCCGCGCCTATGACGTCCTCGATATGGGCAACACCACCGCCGACGATCGCGACGAAATGGTCGTTCCGGCCGACAGATTGTTCCTGATGGGCGACAATCGCGATCGATCCGCAGACAGCCGCTTTCCCGCGCAGGACGATGGCGGGATCGGGCTGGTGCCGATCGAAAATCTGGTCGGAAGAGCGCAGATTTCCGTGTTTTCCACCGATGGATCGGCATCGTGGACC
- a CDS encoding DNA polymerase III subunit gamma/tau: protein MAEAQPYRVLARKYRPQSFDQLIGQDAMVRTLGNAIKRDRLAHAFLLTGVRGVGKTSTARLIAKALNCIGPDGQGGPTIAPCGVCEPCIAIAEGRHIDVIEMDAASHTGIDDIREIIEAVRYAAVSARYKIHIIDEVHMLSKPAFNGLLKTLEEPPPHVKFLFATTEVNKIPVTVLSRCQRFDLKRIPSELLAGHFGHVVEAEHVEAEPEALALIARAAEGSARDGLSILDQAIAHAGMGDGGVTADQVREMLGLSDRGAIRRLFGDLLAGDVPAVLASLQSQHDLGVEPAAVLRALLEIVHGATRAKAGGAADPALSAEEREALADWASRLGFATLHRLWQLLLRGHEEVQRAPQPREAAEMALLRLIHASQLPDPGDLARRLQSGEAMPAGPPAPASAAAEAQAPMLRYPADFRTMHDLLVAERKQLLAQMLHDFTGVVRYDPPTLAIRPLKPLPGDFARDLGAALKAATGSLWDVTLSDGPAEPSLLETEQAAEAAARDAILATPVVAATLEAFPGAKPIWDEIEPRSISR from the coding sequence ATGGCCGAAGCCCAACCCTATCGCGTCCTCGCCCGCAAATATCGGCCGCAGAGCTTCGATCAGCTCATCGGCCAGGATGCGATGGTCCGCACGCTCGGCAATGCGATCAAGCGCGACCGGCTGGCCCATGCCTTCCTGCTGACCGGCGTGCGCGGTGTCGGCAAGACATCGACCGCGCGGCTGATCGCCAAGGCGCTCAACTGCATCGGGCCGGACGGGCAGGGCGGGCCGACGATCGCGCCGTGCGGCGTGTGCGAGCCGTGCATCGCCATCGCCGAGGGCCGCCATATCGACGTGATCGAGATGGACGCCGCCAGCCACACCGGCATCGACGACATCCGAGAGATCATCGAGGCGGTGCGCTATGCGGCCGTCTCGGCGCGCTACAAGATCCACATCATCGACGAAGTCCACATGCTGTCGAAGCCGGCCTTCAACGGCCTGCTCAAGACGCTGGAGGAGCCGCCGCCGCATGTGAAATTCCTGTTCGCCACCACGGAGGTGAACAAGATTCCCGTCACGGTGCTGTCGCGCTGCCAGCGGTTCGACCTGAAACGCATTCCATCCGAGCTGCTTGCGGGCCATTTCGGCCATGTCGTGGAAGCCGAGCATGTCGAGGCAGAGCCCGAGGCGCTGGCGCTGATCGCGCGCGCGGCGGAGGGTTCGGCGCGCGACGGCCTGTCGATCCTCGACCAGGCGATCGCCCATGCCGGCATGGGCGATGGCGGCGTGACCGCCGATCAGGTGCGCGAGATGCTGGGCCTGTCCGATCGCGGCGCGATCCGCCGGCTGTTCGGCGATCTGCTGGCGGGTGACGTGCCGGCGGTGCTGGCCAGCCTCCAGAGCCAGCATGATCTGGGTGTCGAGCCGGCGGCGGTGCTGCGGGCGCTGCTGGAGATCGTCCATGGCGCGACGCGGGCCAAGGCGGGCGGCGCGGCCGATCCGGCGCTGTCGGCCGAGGAGCGCGAGGCGCTGGCCGATTGGGCGAGCCGCTTGGGCTTCGCGACGCTCCACCGCCTGTGGCAATTGCTGCTGAGGGGCCATGAGGAGGTGCAGCGCGCGCCCCAGCCGCGCGAGGCGGCGGAAATGGCGCTGCTGCGGCTGATCCATGCCAGCCAGCTGCCCGATCCGGGCGATCTGGCGCGCCGCCTGCAATCGGGCGAGGCGATGCCGGCAGGCCCGCCCGCGCCCGCCAGCGCGGCGGCCGAGGCACAGGCGCCGATGTTGCGTTATCCTGCCGATTTCAGGACGATGCACGACCTTCTTGTCGCCGAGCGTAAGCAGCTGCTGGCGCAGATGCTCCACGATTTCACCGGCGTCGTGCGTTACGATCCGCCCACGCTGGCGATCCGGCCGTTGAAGCCCTTGCCCGGCGATTTCGCGCGCGATCTGGGCGCGGCGCTGAAGGCGGCGACGGGCTCGCTGTGGGATGTCACGCTCAGCGACGGCCCGGCCGAACCGAGCCTGCTCGAGACCGAGCAGGCCGCCGAGGCCGCCGCGCGCGACGCGATCCTCGCGACCCCGGTGGTCGCCGCGACATTGGAAGCCTTTCCGGGCGCCAAGCCTATCTGGGACGAAATCGAACCACGGAGCATAAGCCGATGA